A single region of the Polyangiaceae bacterium genome encodes:
- a CDS encoding B12-binding domain-containing radical SAM protein, translating to MRLELIAPASEDSTFLPRMGLGILMARTPRDVEVSYTDEVLSPFDFTRSVKDVDLVGISVDSKTARRSYQIARAYRERGVPVVLGGIHVSACPEEALGHADSVVVGEADVIWPRVIEDFRAGRLKPLYRPELPDLADMPVPRRDLFTSKRYIPFQTVQTMRGCPYPCEFCSVSTANGKTFRFRPVDHVIEELRGLGKLIMFSDDNVMIHREYSAELFRRMAPLKKHWIGQCSLATVRKIDNVKLMADSGCKALFIGFESIDDSTLRHTAKPQNRPGEYREVVSMLHDHGISVWGSFVFGFDTDTPAVFDRTVDEAIAMKLTLASFAILTPYPGTALYRRLLSEGRLTHPEWWLGEHHDRDSPYFEPKLMTREQLHEGWVRAWTRFYRPASIMKRFRAGRASSWIQSLGYLPLNAMQLRLAHSKIAGGRLRHRTPNVDAGPAPAPTGIGMAARNLVRLRRF from the coding sequence TTGAGGCTCGAGCTGATTGCGCCGGCGAGTGAAGACTCGACCTTCCTGCCGAGGATGGGTCTAGGCATCCTGATGGCGCGGACTCCGCGGGACGTGGAGGTCAGCTACACGGACGAGGTGCTGTCGCCCTTCGACTTCACTCGCAGCGTGAAGGACGTGGATTTGGTGGGCATCAGCGTGGACAGCAAGACCGCGCGGCGGAGCTATCAGATCGCTCGAGCGTATCGCGAGCGGGGCGTCCCGGTGGTGCTGGGCGGGATCCACGTGAGCGCGTGTCCGGAGGAAGCGCTGGGTCACGCCGACAGCGTGGTCGTGGGCGAGGCCGACGTGATTTGGCCCCGCGTGATCGAGGACTTCCGGGCAGGGCGGCTGAAGCCGCTGTATCGGCCGGAGTTGCCGGACCTGGCCGACATGCCGGTGCCGCGCCGGGATCTGTTCACCAGCAAGCGCTACATCCCGTTCCAGACCGTGCAGACCATGCGCGGCTGCCCGTACCCCTGCGAGTTCTGCAGCGTGTCCACGGCCAACGGAAAGACGTTCCGCTTCCGCCCCGTGGATCACGTGATCGAGGAGCTCCGTGGGTTGGGCAAGCTGATCATGTTCTCCGACGACAACGTGATGATTCACCGCGAGTATTCCGCGGAGCTGTTCCGGCGCATGGCACCCTTGAAGAAGCACTGGATCGGCCAGTGCTCGTTGGCCACGGTACGCAAGATCGACAACGTGAAGCTCATGGCCGACAGTGGCTGCAAGGCCTTGTTCATCGGCTTCGAGAGCATCGACGACTCCACCTTGCGCCACACGGCGAAGCCGCAGAACCGTCCGGGCGAGTATCGCGAGGTGGTGAGCATGCTGCACGATCACGGCATCAGCGTGTGGGGCAGCTTCGTGTTCGGCTTCGACACCGACACGCCGGCGGTGTTCGACCGCACGGTGGACGAAGCCATCGCCATGAAGCTCACGCTGGCGAGCTTCGCTATCTTGACGCCTTACCCGGGAACCGCACTGTACCGGCGGCTACTCTCGGAGGGCCGCTTGACCCATCCGGAGTGGTGGCTCGGGGAGCATCACGACCGCGATTCGCCCTATTTCGAGCCCAAGCTCATGACTCGAGAGCAGCTCCACGAAGGCTGGGTGCGAGCATGGACACGGTTTTACCGACCGGCGTCCATCATGAAGCGCTTTCGCGCGGGGCGCGCGTCGAGTTGGATTCAGTCTCTCGGCTACCTGCCCTTGAACGCGATGCAGCTCCGCTTGGCGCACTCCAAGATCGCCGGGGGACGGTTGCGGCATCGAACGCCGAACGTGGATGCCGGTCCGGCGCCGGCGCCAACGGGGATCGGCATGGCGGCGCGGAACCTGGTGCGGCTGCGGCGGTTCTAG
- a CDS encoding aldehyde dehydrogenase family protein produces the protein MQKFDQIYVGGEWTQASGDEHFEVVNASTEEVMGHVPAATAADVDRAVERAAQAFPAWSEAPVEERAAALERIADGLGARQEELAKTIAAEVGMPIKLAGAIQAGLPTMVLRSFAQIARDFSFSETVGNSEIVREAVGVVGCITPWNYPLHQVIAKIAPALAAGCTVVLKPSEVAPLSAFILAEVIHAAKLPPGVFNLVSGDGPTVGEAIASHPKVDMVSFTGSTRAGKRVAELASQGVKRVALELGGKSANVILDDADFEKAVKAGVNNCYLNSGQTCSAWTRMLVPRDKLQEAAALAKTAAEKFTLGNAVEGSGRLGPLVSAAQRARVRDYIQKGVAEGATLVTGGAEQPADQPKGFFVKPTVFSDVKNDMTIAQEEIFGPVLCIIPYDSEDDAVRIANDTVYGLAGAVWSKDPERAKRVARRLRTGQVDINGGSFNPLAPFGGYKQSGLGREFGHQGLEEFLETKSLQL, from the coding sequence ATGCAAAAGTTCGATCAGATCTACGTCGGTGGAGAGTGGACCCAGGCCAGCGGCGACGAGCACTTCGAGGTGGTGAACGCCTCGACCGAAGAGGTCATGGGGCACGTGCCCGCCGCCACCGCCGCGGACGTTGACCGTGCGGTGGAGCGGGCGGCACAGGCCTTCCCGGCCTGGAGCGAGGCGCCGGTGGAAGAGCGAGCAGCCGCCCTGGAGCGCATCGCCGATGGGCTCGGCGCGCGTCAGGAGGAGCTGGCGAAGACCATCGCCGCCGAGGTGGGCATGCCCATCAAGCTGGCGGGTGCGATCCAGGCGGGCCTGCCCACCATGGTGCTGCGGTCCTTCGCGCAGATCGCTCGGGACTTCTCGTTCAGCGAGACCGTGGGAAACTCGGAAATCGTGCGCGAGGCCGTGGGTGTCGTGGGCTGCATCACGCCCTGGAACTACCCCTTGCATCAGGTGATAGCGAAGATCGCGCCGGCGCTTGCCGCGGGCTGCACCGTGGTGCTCAAGCCGAGCGAGGTAGCGCCGCTGTCGGCCTTCATCCTGGCAGAGGTCATCCACGCGGCGAAGCTGCCGCCGGGCGTCTTCAACCTGGTGAGTGGCGACGGCCCCACCGTGGGCGAGGCCATCGCGTCGCACCCCAAGGTCGACATGGTGAGCTTCACGGGCTCCACGCGCGCCGGAAAGCGGGTCGCGGAGCTCGCCTCCCAGGGCGTGAAGCGCGTGGCGCTGGAGCTCGGCGGCAAGAGCGCCAACGTGATCCTCGACGACGCGGACTTCGAGAAGGCCGTGAAAGCGGGCGTCAACAACTGCTACCTGAACTCCGGCCAAACCTGCTCGGCCTGGACCCGCATGTTGGTGCCTCGGGACAAGCTCCAGGAAGCGGCGGCGCTGGCCAAGACCGCCGCGGAGAAGTTCACGCTGGGCAACGCCGTGGAAGGCAGCGGTCGTCTCGGTCCCCTGGTGAGCGCGGCGCAGCGCGCCCGCGTGCGCGACTACATCCAGAAGGGCGTCGCAGAAGGCGCGACCTTGGTCACCGGGGGCGCGGAGCAGCCGGCGGATCAGCCCAAGGGGTTCTTCGTGAAGCCCACCGTGTTCTCCGACGTGAAGAACGACATGACCATCGCGCAGGAAGAGATCTTCGGCCCGGTGCTGTGCATCATTCCGTACGACAGCGAGGACGACGCCGTCCGCATCGCGAACGACACCGTGTACGGACTCGCGGGCGCCGTGTGGTCGAAGGATCCCGAGCGGGCGAAACGCGTCGCGCGCAGGCTCCGCACCGGCCAGGTCGACATCAACGGCGGCAGCTTCAACCCGCTGGCTCCGTTCGGCGGCTACAAGCAGTCGGGGCTGGGGCGCGAGTTCGGCCACCAGGGGCTGGAGGAGTTTCTGGAGACGAAGTCCCTGCAGCTGTGA
- a CDS encoding NupC/NupG family nucleoside CNT transporter — MTPAAFLPGHASLGERLLSLSGMAVMIALAWLLSDNRWRVRWRPVLWGVGLQLVLGLMILNPTLQSVFFDLIDRGVHKLLSFAEAGASFVFQSVEPHQILNTQGQPVTFVGRISPPVKTFAFWILPTIVFFSSLMAILYHLGIMQKVVWGIAWVMQRTLGTSGAESLSAAANIFVGQTEAPLVVRPYVDGMTRSELFAVMTGGFATVAGGVMAAYVGFLKDIPHIAGHLVTASILSAPASLAIAKVMCPEVGEPITAKTVEPVTEKTASNVLEAAANGATDGAKLAINVGAMLIAFVGLIALGDWVLGLVSVAGEPLSLSRILGWLFSPIAFSMGVPWSESATVGRLLGEKLVLTEFIAYIHLGELTTAAKPVLSERSAVIASYALCGFANFASIGIQLGGIGGIAPRRMPDLAALGFRAMIAGSLAAFMTGTVAGVLIG, encoded by the coding sequence ATGACACCGGCCGCATTTCTGCCGGGTCACGCCAGCCTCGGCGAACGACTGCTCTCGCTGTCCGGGATGGCGGTGATGATCGCGCTGGCCTGGCTCTTGAGCGACAACCGCTGGCGCGTACGCTGGCGCCCGGTGTTGTGGGGCGTGGGGTTGCAGCTGGTGCTGGGCCTGATGATCCTGAACCCCACGCTCCAATCGGTCTTCTTCGACCTGATCGACCGCGGCGTGCACAAGCTCCTTTCCTTTGCCGAGGCCGGCGCGAGCTTCGTGTTCCAGAGCGTGGAGCCGCACCAGATCCTGAACACCCAGGGGCAGCCCGTCACTTTCGTGGGGCGCATCTCGCCGCCAGTGAAGACCTTCGCCTTCTGGATCCTGCCCACCATCGTGTTCTTCTCGAGCCTGATGGCGATCCTCTACCACTTGGGGATCATGCAGAAGGTGGTGTGGGGCATCGCCTGGGTGATGCAGCGCACGCTGGGCACCAGCGGCGCAGAGTCGCTCTCGGCGGCAGCGAACATCTTCGTGGGCCAGACCGAGGCGCCCCTGGTGGTGCGCCCCTACGTGGACGGCATGACGCGGTCGGAGCTCTTCGCGGTGATGACCGGCGGCTTTGCCACCGTGGCCGGCGGCGTGATGGCGGCCTACGTCGGCTTCTTGAAGGACATTCCGCACATCGCCGGGCACCTGGTGACGGCCAGTATCTTGAGCGCACCCGCTTCTTTGGCGATCGCCAAGGTGATGTGCCCGGAAGTGGGCGAGCCCATCACTGCCAAGACCGTGGAGCCGGTCACCGAGAAGACCGCGTCCAACGTGCTGGAGGCCGCGGCCAACGGCGCGACGGACGGCGCCAAGCTCGCCATCAACGTGGGCGCCATGCTGATCGCCTTCGTGGGGCTCATCGCCCTGGGCGACTGGGTGCTCGGCCTGGTGAGCGTGGCGGGAGAGCCGCTGTCGCTCTCCCGCATCCTGGGCTGGCTGTTCTCCCCCATCGCCTTCTCCATGGGCGTGCCCTGGAGCGAGTCGGCAACGGTGGGGCGGCTCCTGGGCGAAAAGCTCGTGCTCACCGAGTTCATCGCCTACATCCACTTGGGGGAGCTGACCACGGCGGCGAAGCCCGTGCTGTCCGAGCGCTCGGCGGTGATCGCGAGCTACGCGTTGTGCGGCTTCGCGAACTTCGCCTCCATCGGCATCCAGCTCGGCGGGATTGGCGGCATCGCGCCGCGCCGCATGCCGGACCTCGCAGCGCTGGGATTTCGCGCGATGATCGCCGGATCCTTGGCCGCCTTCATGACCGGCACCGTCGCTGGCGTGCTCATCGGCTGA
- a CDS encoding ChaN family lipoprotein: MDELGRSEATKRTARGLFVMLALSAAISGCHAEPRRAASPRDVAAADQHPNSPHHHHGALPPDIVARSAMPFHGLRVKDGTPLPPDELMDALSEADAICVGEQHDNPHAHYAQLVVLDALIDSARMTGRELAIGFEMWQRPFQKDLDAYEAGETNEQELLEDSEWDERWGFDYAFYRPLVRHSRRARVPLIALNARRELTQKVARNGLSSLSEDEAREIPELDLGDKQHRAWFDEVMKAHPSPHGPSDDIYVAQVVWDETMADTAARWLGKRLPARQIMIVAGEGHCRDHAIPARLRRRTGAKVIGVLPVVVSSDDEDPRGELEGFDYGVILTPPNE; the protein is encoded by the coding sequence ATGGACGAGCTCGGGCGAAGCGAAGCGACGAAGCGGACCGCGCGCGGGCTCTTCGTGATGCTCGCACTGTCGGCGGCGATTTCCGGTTGCCACGCCGAGCCGAGACGCGCAGCGTCGCCGCGGGACGTGGCCGCGGCGGACCAACATCCAAATTCACCGCACCATCACCATGGCGCCCTGCCCCCGGACATCGTGGCGCGTTCCGCGATGCCCTTTCACGGCCTGCGTGTGAAAGACGGCACTCCGCTGCCGCCGGACGAGCTGATGGACGCCCTGAGCGAAGCGGACGCCATTTGCGTCGGGGAGCAGCACGACAATCCGCACGCGCACTATGCGCAGCTGGTCGTGCTCGACGCCCTGATCGACAGCGCACGCATGACGGGGCGCGAGCTGGCCATCGGTTTCGAGATGTGGCAACGGCCGTTTCAAAAGGATCTGGATGCGTACGAAGCGGGCGAGACCAACGAGCAGGAGCTGCTCGAGGACAGCGAATGGGACGAGCGCTGGGGCTTCGACTACGCCTTCTACCGGCCGCTGGTGCGTCACTCCCGGCGCGCGCGGGTGCCGTTGATCGCGCTGAACGCGCGGCGCGAGCTGACGCAGAAGGTCGCGCGTAACGGGCTTTCGTCCCTGAGCGAGGACGAGGCACGAGAGATCCCGGAGCTCGACCTGGGAGACAAGCAGCACCGCGCTTGGTTCGACGAAGTGATGAAGGCGCACCCGAGCCCCCATGGGCCGTCGGACGACATCTACGTGGCGCAGGTGGTGTGGGACGAAACCATGGCGGACACCGCAGCCCGCTGGCTCGGCAAGCGTCTGCCCGCTCGTCAGATCATGATCGTGGCCGGCGAAGGCCACTGCCGCGACCACGCGATCCCTGCGCGGCTCCGGCGGCGCACCGGCGCCAAGGTGATTGGCGTCCTGCCGGTGGTGGTGTCGAGCGACGACGAGGATCCCCGCGGCGAGCTCGAAGGCTTCGACTACGGCGTGATCCTGACACCCCCGAACGAATGA
- a CDS encoding ATP-binding domain-containing protein, which translates to MTQQQMSDPQAVSQDPELERIVDEEEECLGRVHSHLENRAARKSERPPAADYESQMLALRDEIAGARQEDLPPLLEQMDRLQSLAAHRREQSEGFVDARSPYFGRLVLQEGPRRREVLIGRSTYLDTKSGVRIVDWRDAPVSRLYYRYDEGDEYDEVFGDREVSGEVVTRRSLNIVEGELRRIGSPQGAFARGTQGSWRRLSEGALKLTGGQGTALRADQHHAPGTLGVGVDGGDDRHLKEITALIDPRQFDLITKPDSGLVVIQGGAGSGKTTIGLHRLAYLAYNDPRRFRPDRMLVVVFNQALARYIGQVLPALGVSGLAIRTYEDWAERTRALQLPRVPRRYTDGTPSVVTRLKKHPTMLRLIDEEVVRLGEGIEEKLSAASLGAEGVSAEWRMTQKRPLAHRLHSLRTYLERGGARALDTDQRVRVERVIAEGLAITRDVVSVWADLLSDHDRLKDGLERYSPGAFSADELKRAHAWCAARSGEMLLEIEEAADAMTEKREKNAEPRELDGQQGVDGAEVEERSALDREDDTLLLRLCQRLRGPLRRGARGKDALVYEHILVDEAQDLSPVELAVVMGTVSRAQSVTLAGDVAQRLHMDNGFSDWKTVLSELDLSHVEIEPLELSYRSTAPILEFSREVLGPLATGNPPQATRGGAPVELFSFAHAGDAVGFLSEALRDLMTSEPQASVAVIARYPEQADIYFKGLEKGEVSRLRRIADQDFPFKPGVDVTDVRQVKGLEFDYVVLVEVSQQSYPDDEEARHLMHIAATRAAHQLWLLATGTASPLIPDRLQQQSY; encoded by the coding sequence GTGACCCAGCAGCAGATGTCCGATCCCCAGGCCGTATCCCAAGATCCCGAGCTCGAACGCATCGTCGACGAAGAAGAGGAGTGCCTCGGCCGAGTGCACAGCCACCTCGAAAACCGCGCGGCCCGCAAGAGCGAACGCCCCCCTGCGGCGGACTACGAGTCCCAGATGCTGGCGCTCCGAGACGAGATCGCGGGCGCGCGGCAAGAGGATCTCCCACCACTGCTGGAGCAGATGGACCGGCTGCAGAGCCTGGCGGCGCACCGCCGGGAGCAGAGCGAAGGCTTCGTGGACGCGCGCTCGCCGTACTTCGGTCGCCTGGTGCTGCAGGAGGGCCCGCGGCGCCGCGAGGTGCTGATCGGCCGCTCGACCTACCTGGACACCAAGAGCGGCGTGCGCATCGTGGATTGGCGCGACGCGCCGGTCAGCCGCCTCTACTACCGCTACGACGAGGGGGACGAGTACGACGAGGTGTTCGGCGACCGGGAGGTGAGCGGCGAGGTCGTCACCCGCCGCAGCCTGAACATCGTCGAGGGAGAGCTGCGGCGCATCGGCTCGCCCCAAGGCGCCTTCGCGCGGGGCACTCAGGGCAGCTGGCGGCGTCTGTCGGAGGGTGCGCTCAAGCTCACCGGAGGTCAGGGTACGGCGCTCCGAGCCGACCAGCACCACGCGCCAGGCACCCTCGGCGTGGGGGTGGACGGCGGCGATGACCGGCATCTCAAGGAGATCACCGCCCTCATCGATCCGCGGCAGTTCGATCTGATCACCAAGCCCGACAGCGGCCTGGTCGTCATCCAGGGCGGCGCCGGCAGCGGCAAGACCACCATCGGCCTGCACCGGCTGGCGTACCTCGCCTACAACGACCCCCGGCGCTTCCGCCCGGACCGCATGCTGGTGGTCGTCTTCAACCAAGCCCTGGCTCGCTACATCGGCCAGGTGCTGCCGGCGCTCGGCGTTTCCGGCCTCGCGATCCGCACCTACGAGGACTGGGCAGAGCGCACTCGAGCGCTGCAGCTGCCACGCGTGCCCCGGCGCTACACCGACGGCACGCCCTCGGTGGTCACTCGCCTGAAGAAGCACCCCACCATGCTGCGGCTGATCGACGAAGAGGTCGTTCGGCTCGGCGAAGGGATCGAAGAGAAGCTGAGCGCCGCCAGCTTGGGCGCGGAAGGCGTGAGCGCCGAGTGGCGCATGACGCAGAAGCGCCCCCTCGCCCACCGGCTCCACTCTCTGAGGACGTACCTCGAGCGGGGCGGCGCCCGGGCGCTGGACACCGACCAGCGGGTGCGCGTGGAGCGCGTGATCGCGGAAGGCCTCGCGATCACGCGGGACGTCGTGTCCGTATGGGCGGACTTGCTCAGCGATCACGATCGGCTGAAAGACGGCCTCGAGCGCTACTCCCCGGGCGCCTTCAGCGCCGACGAGCTCAAACGCGCCCACGCTTGGTGCGCTGCGCGTTCGGGAGAGATGCTGCTCGAGATCGAAGAAGCCGCCGACGCGATGACGGAAAAGCGTGAGAAGAACGCCGAGCCGCGGGAGCTGGATGGGCAGCAAGGCGTGGATGGCGCCGAGGTCGAAGAGCGCTCTGCCTTGGATCGCGAGGACGACACGCTCCTGCTTCGGCTTTGCCAGCGGCTGCGCGGCCCCCTGCGCCGGGGCGCCCGGGGCAAGGATGCGCTCGTGTACGAGCACATCTTGGTGGACGAAGCGCAGGACCTGAGCCCGGTGGAGCTTGCGGTGGTGATGGGCACCGTGAGCCGCGCCCAGAGCGTGACGCTGGCCGGCGACGTGGCTCAGCGGCTGCACATGGACAACGGCTTCTCCGACTGGAAGACCGTGCTCTCCGAGCTGGATCTGTCCCACGTGGAGATCGAGCCGCTGGAGCTATCGTACCGATCCACGGCGCCGATCCTCGAGTTCTCCCGCGAGGTGCTGGGCCCCTTGGCTACCGGCAATCCGCCCCAGGCCACCCGCGGCGGCGCGCCGGTGGAGCTGTTCTCCTTCGCCCACGCCGGCGACGCCGTCGGCTTCCTGTCCGAGGCGCTGCGGGATCTGATGACGTCCGAGCCGCAGGCCAGCGTGGCGGTCATCGCGCGCTACCCGGAGCAGGCGGACATCTACTTCAAGGGCCTGGAGAAGGGCGAGGTGTCCCGGCTGCGGCGCATCGCCGACCAGGATTTCCCCTTCAAGCCGGGCGTGGACGTGACGGACGTGCGCCAGGTGAAGGGCCTGGAATTCGACTACGTGGTGCTGGTGGAAGTGAGCCAGCAGAGCTACCCCGACGACGAGGAGGCGCGGCACTTGATGCACATTGCCGCCACCCGCGCCGCGCACCAGCTGTGGCTCTTGGCCACCGGGACGGCGTCCCCCTTGATTCCGGACCGCTTGCAGCAGCAAAGTTACTGA